The proteins below come from a single Methanothrix thermoacetophila PT genomic window:
- a CDS encoding HEAT repeat domain-containing protein produces the protein MPLRADPEKVEMYIKNLKDDSSNVRAQAAEALGKIGDPKAVGPLIDALLDVDASVRSEAAEALGKIKDARAVEPLSRALNDANAIVRWNAAWALGSIGDPRAVEALIGVLNDMSQDVRLNAACALGSIGDPRAVDPLLPMLKDTSWKVRYHVTRALGLIGDPRIIDHLESISDESPIVQKAVKETVERLRQR, from the coding sequence ATGCCGCTGAGAGCTGATCCAGAGAAAGTCGAGATGTATATAAAAAACCTCAAGGACGATAGCTCCAACGTCCGGGCGCAGGCAGCAGAGGCGCTTGGCAAGATAGGCGATCCGAAAGCGGTGGGGCCACTGATCGATGCGCTTCTCGATGTGGATGCGAGCGTGAGATCAGAGGCCGCGGAGGCGCTGGGGAAGATCAAAGACGCCAGGGCTGTGGAGCCGCTGAGCAGGGCCCTGAACGATGCGAACGCTATTGTGAGGTGGAACGCGGCTTGGGCTCTTGGGAGCATAGGAGATCCGAGGGCGGTGGAGGCTCTCATCGGGGTGCTCAACGACATGAGCCAGGATGTGAGGCTCAACGCAGCATGCGCTCTCGGCAGCATCGGCGATCCGAGGGCTGTCGATCCTTTGCTCCCCATGCTGAAAGATACGAGCTGGAAGGTGCGATATCATGTTACAAGAGCTCTTGGGCTGATAGGCGACCCAAGGATTATCGACCATCTGGAAAGCATCAGCGACGAGAGCCCGATAGTACAGAAAGCGGTAAAAGAGACTGTAGAGCGGCTGAGGCAGCGCTGA